The DNA window ACAGGCACAttcctccagcagggggcgctcgcCACAGAGCGACAGCAGGCAGTCTGAAGCTGAGGAGGAGAGCCGTGTGGAGGCCGGTGGGCCCAATGCGCCGGGCGTGTGGCGCCCCCTTCAGGACTCGCTGTCTGAGCTGTTGCTGCTCTCACGGCTGATCTCTATCTGCAAGGAGGGGAGGCTGTCCAGGCGGCTCTTCTTCTTGTGAGACTGCTCCTCCTTTTCCTTGATCATGGCGCCCCACACCTTCTGCAGGTCAGagtcctcctcgtcctcctcgcCCTGCCTGCCGCTCCGCCCACGCCGGCCTGCCTCCTCCTTCCTTTCGGGCTCTCTGTCTTTTGGCAAAGTGCCCAGTCGACTCCACAGGCCTCCTGTTTGGGGGGTGAGAGACGTTGTACACCATTTGTAATACGCAGAGGCACATCAGGCAGCAAATATCGCTGAGGCCAGTCAGGGAACCACACGAAAGGAAAGCCCACTAATGTCCCCCACATGTGATCATGGGGGAAGTGGGGGCGAAGGTGGGGAGCTCATGTATGGTGAGGGGCATTTCCAGGTGACACAGCTCTCCTTACCCGACTTGCTGTCCTTGGTCGTTTCGGAGTGCTGCCGAACCGGCTCACGTTTGGGCACGCCCAGCCGGCTGCGGACGTCCGTGAGGGGCTCCCGGCGTGGAGGGGGGTCCCTCTGGGGGGCACGGGAGGGCGAGGGCGAGCGGCGACTCTCCGGGGAGTGTGGCCTCTTTCCCAACCTCTGCCTCACATCTGGACACAGGAGATGAGGGAGATGGATGAGGATCACagacatgaagacacagaaagcACTGGGACGAAGGCCTGTGGGGGCGATCACGCTGAAACAAGAATCACCAGGGAACTGGCTGAGGTCCCTGAATGACATTAATCCTCAGCTGATGGAGCCCACAGGCATACTGATCCTCTTTCCTATTGGACAGGGTCGTCTCAGTCTTAAGGAGGAACTTTCAACTACGAATGAGCAGGTTTAAGCTGTATAATCCCAGATCTGATTACAGCAGCTCTTTTCAGCCGCACACCAACCTGTCTTGCCGCTGGACGCCACCGGGGGGCGCTGTTGGGACAAGCCCTGGCGTTTCTCCTCCAGCAGTTGCCTGACGTCCGTCACCTTCTCTGCCTTGGTCCCGCTCCCCGGTCCAATCCGGTTCCTCAGGCTGGAGCCGGACAGACTGTCCGCACGTGTGGAGCTCCTGAGCGACACAGAGCAACGTTCAAAAGGTCCCCTGCACCAGATAACATGCTGAGGGCACCAGCCACCTCCATTAACAAAGACCAAGAGACTCTAACAAGCAGACTGATACACAGCGATTTCAGGTGATGAGGACCGAGGACAGTCAGGACGTCACGGGAAAGGCAGTGAGCCCGAGGTCACGGCTCACCGCAGGCTCTTGAGGTTGGACTCCACCTCGTCAGCATACATGGTCATCTTCATGCTCTTTTTGGGCGACGGAGTGGAGATCATCTTCAGCTCCAGGTCGTAATCCATCTCGTCTGAGTCGGATGATCCGGATGCCGGGGCAGGCTTACGTGGGCCCCTGCCCCTGtccttctccctctcctcctccctgtccctgtccttctccctctccctgtcctcctccctgtccctgtcctcctccctgtcctcctccctgtccctgtccttcTCCCTGTCCttctccctgtccctgtccttcTCCCTGTCCCTGTCGCGCTCGCTCTCCTTCTCCCCCCAGTACTCCACAACTCGGTCATCCGAGTCCATGTCTTCCTCACcatcttcttcctcttcctcctcttcctcaatTGGTTCCTCAGGTAAGTTCACCAGGTCTGACCACAGAAAATATGTTAAATATGCAACACACCAGGAAATATGCAAAAGATTAAGACCCAGATTTTGCGTGGATTTTGGAGACTTAGTTACCCAACAGCACAGCATGTGATTTTAAACCTAACCAGGTAAGTAGTTACTGTAGGAACAATACTGTGACTGGCATTGTACTACAGCTTCTCTGGCTGGTACCCACCCGAGTGCCGGTGTGTGTAGGGGGGTGTGTGGCCCATACTGTCTCCAATCAGTGGCTTCTTGGTCCTCAGGACGTCCCTCTGCATTTTGCGAGtgtgaaacctgcgcttcctgcACAGAGGAGGGGGTGGGTGTCAGCGTGCGGCCATCTTTGTGGACAGACGAGCGCCGTGTGGTTCTGGCGGCATCTCACCAGGAGTTGCTCAGAATGCCCTTCATGCCGCCGTAATTGGGGTTCCCGTACTTCATGTAGTAACGGCTGCGCCTGGCCGCTCCGAGCTCCTTCTTATCGTCTGGACATAACAGAAagaggtcacatgactctcaGAACTCGTTTTCACTGGTTGGGAGTAAAAACACTCAGCAGTTAGATGTGTAGCGCtctaaaaaaatttaaatgccaGCTAACTGAAAAGTTAGCTTCGATAACCGCTAATGCACCAACTCCAAAGTTTAATTCGATAATGCTAAACCGATAAACCACTTTAAAAAAACGATAACTGCTAACTTTTTTATATGAATTTAGCTTCAGCTTGGTTTTTGGCTCTGAAAACCATAAAACATACCTAGAGAGCTGAAATTCTAACCTGTTCAGCAGGGCTGGAGTGATTACCTGGGGGTATTTAGGATTTACCCACATGggtattgttggattttgtagAGTCTGTAATAGAGCAGCATTGAAATTTTCTTTCCATTATATTCCCTTTTGCGAGATATAAGCACTTTTGTCGGAGGTCCTACTCCACGACTGGCCCATGCTGTCATTTTGCCCTCAGTGAAGCCTCTTGGGGACTACAAACATGGCACCATTTACCCAGAACTAGGAAGGAGGGTCTCCGCTCTTTTGCTAcgttccatttgaactcgtAACACGTAAATTCCGAGTTCCTAGTTGGAAATTTCAACTAGAACGCCCcctaaagtcagaattctgaacTCGGAGGAATCGACACAACCCCAagctcagaatccaagatggctccgctctttatcaacagaagttaaagcaGTAGTTTTAGTTTTATCAGCActtgcattttatttgtggctcattatttatttgtgctGTCTATGGACGTGTTGCTGCAGTGTTATGTGCAAAATCCCACGTAATGTGTTTtcatcaactgatattgctaacaatggctaacaattagCCGGACTAAAACTACGGGGGGTTTCAAAGTagaatttcttgcttagccagacaacttgtcagatttaaagtaAGTCTGtaagtctgggctaaatgtaagtaaaTTAAATCTGGCAAATTATCTGGATAAGAATGAAAacttgctttttgaaacaggtccctggtattgctaaatggctttctgacTGTACTGGAACACGGTTAACTCGAATGTGACGTTACTCACTCCCAGTTTTGAGTTCTGACCcctgaggtaaatggaacgcagcatttATTGGTCTATAGCTCTATCAATCAGAACCCGGAAAACACAACCGGAGCACtatcatgaagcaggatttcttgcttagtgaaatagcttgttggatttaaggcaCTCTGGGTTAAATGAAAGTGAACAAAGatcaagtccatttaaactagggtaccttaaatccaacaagttatccagcaaGAAATCCAgttttgtgatacaggcccctgttcTCCACTTAGTTCAGGGTACGCCAGTATAAAtggcccagactaccttaaatccaacaagttatcatCCAATCACATCTTGTGTTTAAATGTAGTCGGCCAACAGCGTGTCAGATAGACTCTTGCAGACATGCTTGCAACAGATAGGAATAAATAAGTATGATTTTAAGGGTTACAGacattttttactgttaaaCTTTGTTTACCTACAAAAAATGTTAGCGGATTTACAGTTAGCAGAAATAAATTTTGCAGAAGCTAATTCGTCTGCTAACAGTTTTCAAAGTTAACGGAGACGCTAATCTGCTAACAAGAGTTATCACTTATTAGGGGTTAGTGGGTTAGCAGAATCTTGCCCACCACTGCATTTAAGTGGTACTGCACACGTACACATTGCACATTACAACCTCCCATTCCTAGCATTTATTCACAACATTGACATATTTGTCCACTAGAAGGTGTGTGACTAGAGAAAGCAGGAGACAGGAGGTGTTAAATATTGAACAAATATTGAGGGTATTAGAATGGCACACGCTACAGTTAGTGTTGCATGGATTCAGGGCCCATGAACCCTGGCTACTATCCTGCCCGCAGAACTCACCGTGAGTGGCAAACCTCAGGAAGAGCTTCTTCCCAGCAAACGGCCGGATCGCTGGACGAAGGTCATTACGGAGGAGCGACTCTTTCTCTGCCTGTGACAGAGGGTCCGACTGGGGTGGGAGGTCACACAGATAGGAAGTAAGTACACCGCTGGAAAGCAGCC is part of the Paramormyrops kingsleyae isolate MSU_618 chromosome 17, PKINGS_0.4, whole genome shotgun sequence genome and encodes:
- the ncbp3 gene encoding nuclear cap-binding protein subunit 3 is translated as MAAVRSLRVSVKPEAASDRPDSDSDSDSERDAREPEPMEVEEGEIETESEAVPVRRALKEFMPDPRRRYANKAGTFITGIDVTSKEAVEKKEQRARRFHFRAEVNLAQRTVVLDRDMMKKAIPKLRPEALHVCGVDEMSTQDIFGYFKEYPPAHIEWIDDTSCNVVWLDDNTSTRALINISRMPDPEAPPTVTASSPDGHQPAQERRARGERDSDDEEDEEEGEVDDENEAAKEGKSVEEKAGENKGDEDQAGTNAESDSVQSDPLSQAEKESLLRNDLRPAIRPFAGKKLFLRFATHDDKKELGAARRSRYYMKYGNPNYGGMKGILSNSWKRRFHTRKMQRDVLRTKKPLIGDSMGHTPPYTHRHSDLVNLPEEPIEEEEEEEEDGEEDMDSDDRVVEYWGEKESERDRDREKDRDREKDREKDRDREEDREEDRDREEDREREKDRDREEEREKDRGRGPRKPAPASGSSDSDEMDYDLELKMISTPSPKKSMKMTMYADEVESNLKSLRSSTRADSLSGSSLRNRIGPGSGTKAEKVTDVRQLLEEKRQGLSQQRPPVASSGKTDVRQRLGKRPHSPESRRSPSPSRAPQRDPPPRREPLTDVRSRLGVPKREPVRQHSETTKDSKSGGLWSRLGTLPKDREPERKEEAGRRGRSGRQGEEDEEDSDLQKVWGAMIKEKEEQSHKKKSRLDSLPSLQIEISRESSNSSDSES